The following coding sequences lie in one Arabidopsis thaliana chromosome 3, partial sequence genomic window:
- the FAMT gene encoding farnesoic acid carboxyl-O-methyltransferase (farnesoic acid carboxyl-O-methyltransferase (FAMT); FUNCTIONS IN: S-adenosylmethionine-dependent methyltransferase activity, farnesoic acid O-methyltransferase activity; INVOLVED IN: biological_process unknown; LOCATED IN: cellular_component unknown; EXPRESSED IN: leaf; EXPRESSED DURING: seedling growth; CONTAINS InterPro DOMAIN/s: SAM dependent carboxyl methyltransferase (InterPro:IPR005299); BEST Arabidopsis thaliana protein match is: S-adenosyl-L-methionine-dependent methyltransferases superfamily protein (TAIR:AT3G44870.1); Has 885 Blast hits to 875 proteins in 112 species: Archae - 0; Bacteria - 44; Metazoa - 9; Fungi - 5; Plants - 718; Viruses - 0; Other Eukaryotes - 109 (source: NCBI BLink).) yields the protein MSTSFTMIGGEGPNSYREHSKYQGALVIAAKEKINEAISTKLDIDFTSNLVNIADFGCSSGPNTFTAVQTLIDAVENKYKKESNIEGIEFQVFFNDSSNNDFNTLFKTLPPARLYFASGVPGSFFGRVLPKNSLHVGVSSYSLHFVSKVPKEIKDRDSLVWNKDIHCSGSSKEVVKLYLGQYKIDVGSFLTARAQELVSGGLLLLLGSCRPTGVQMFETVEGMMIDFIGSSLNEIANQGLIDQQKLDTFKLPIYAPNVDELKQIIEDNKCFTIEAFEKISHAKGEYPLDPEYLTSAFKVTVGGSVASLFGQDGMEKTYELVKEKTQEMLPQIAKAKPGMQYLIVLRRN from the exons ATGTCGACTTCATTCACAATGATCGGCGGTGAAGGTCCCAACAGTTACCGGGAACATTCGAAATACCAG GGAGCACTGGTTATAGCTGCAAAGGAAAAGATCAATGAAGCCATCTCCACGAAACTCGATATCGACTTTACTTCAAATCTTGTTAACATAGCTGATTTTGGTTGTTCCTCTGGACCGAACACTTTCACCGCGGTACAAACCTTAATTGATGCTGTGGAAAACAagtataagaaagaaagtaatatTGAGGGAATCGAGTTCCAAGTTTTCTTCAATGATTCTTCAAACAACGATTTTAACACTCTCTTCAAGACACTTCCTCCGGCTAGACTGTATTTCGCAAGTGGAGTACCGGGTTCTTTCTTTGGTCGTGTTCTTCCTAAAAATAGTCTTCATGTGGGAGTTTCTTCTTACTCACTCCATTTCGTATCCAAGGTTCccaaagaaatcaaagaccGTGACTCGCTTGTGTGGAACAAAGACATACATTGCTCCGGATCTTCAAAAGAAGTTGTGAAATTGTATCTCGGTCAATACAAGATCGACGTGGGAAGTTTCTTGACCGCGAGAGCTCAAGAGCTCGTGTCCGGTGGATTACTATTGCTTCTTGGTTCATGTCGTCCAACTGGAGTTCAAATGTTTGAAACGGTTGAAGGCATGATGATTGATTTCATTGGAAGTTCTCTTAATGAAATTGCTAACCAG gGTCTCATAGATCAACAAAAGCTTGACACTTTTAAATTGCCTATCTATGCTCCAAATGTGGATGAATTGAAGCAAATCATCGAGGATAACAAGTGTTTCACGATTGAGGCATTCGAAAAGATTAGCCACGCAAAGGGGGAGTATCCGTTAGACCCCGAGTATTTGACGTCCGCGTTTAAGGTCACTGTTGGAGGATCAGTAGCTTCACTATTTGGGCAAGATGGGATGGAGAAAACCTATGAGCTTGTGAAAGAGAAGACGCAAGAAATGCTTCCTCAAATAGCCAAAGCCAAACCTGGAATGCAATACCTCATTGTGCTTCGAAGGAACTGA